The following coding sequences lie in one Rutidosis leptorrhynchoides isolate AG116_Rl617_1_P2 chromosome 4, CSIRO_AGI_Rlap_v1, whole genome shotgun sequence genomic window:
- the LOC139843489 gene encoding peroxidase 27-like has product MASFKNLLGMFMFQMMVQALLFSHVEGQGLKVGFYEKSCPDAEKIVFKVIEDVMAVAPSLAGPLLRMHFHDCFIRGCDGSVLLDSPTNQSEKFSIPNLTLRGYNIIDRVKMALEKACPGVVSCADVVAIVARDVTVATKGPHWNVETGRRDGNVSLISDPLNPVSGLPPFFFNITSLKASFALRGLNSKDLVVLSGGHTIGMSHCSSFTSRLYNFTGKGDTDPTMDPNYIARLKLKCKPADPTTIAELDPGSFLTFDDSYYKLLTKRRGLLTSDAALLDDPETKAYLIQATSHGSTFFEDFGVSMVKMGRIGVLTGSQGEVRKVCKSN; this is encoded by the exons ATGGCTAGTTTCAAGAACTTACTTGGTATGTTCATGTTTCAAATGATGGTTCAAGCACTCTTGTTTTCGCATGTCGAAGGCCAAGGCTTGAAAGTAGGGTTTTATGAAAAATCATGCCCGGATGCTGAAAAGATTGTATTTAAAGTCATAGAAGATGTTATGGCCGTTGCGCCATCACTTGCTGGCCCTTTGTTGAGAATGCACTTCCATGATTGCTTCATTAGG GGTTGTGATGGATCTGTTTTATTGGATTCTCCAACAAATCAATCAGAGAAATTTTCAATCCCAAATCTAACTTTGAGAGGGTACAACATCATTGATAGGGTGAAGATGGCGTTAGAAAAAGCTTGTCCTGGTGTGGTTTCTTGTGCTGATGTCGTAGCCATTGTTGCCAGAGATGTTACTGTAGCG ACAAAAGGACCACATTGGaacgtcgaaactggtcgaagagaTGGAAATGTGTCCCTAATCAGTGATCCCTTAAATCCTGTATCAGGCTTGCCACCATTTTTCTTCAACATTACTAGTTTGAAGGCATCATTTGCACTAAGGGGGCTAAACTCAAAAGACCTTGTTGTTCTATCAG GAGGACACACCATAGGGATGTCTCATTGTTCATCATTTACAAGCCGTCTCTACAACTTCACGGGGAAAGGCGATACCGACCCAACCATGGACCCAAACTACATTGCAAGGTTGAAGTTAAAATGCAAACCAGCAGATCCAACCACCATAGCTGAGTTAGACCCAGGGAGCTTCTTGACATTTGATGACTCTTACTACAAACTATTGACTAAAAGACGAGGCCTTCTAACATCCGATGCAGCTTTACTAGATGACCCCGAGACTAAAGCGTACTTGATTCAAGCTACTAGCCATGGTTCAACCTTCTTTGAGGACTTTGGTGTGTCTATGGTTAAGATGGGTAGGATTGGGGTTCTTACTGGTTCTCAAGGTGAAGTTAGGAAGGTGTGCAAGAGTAACTAA